A genomic window from Camelus ferus isolate YT-003-E chromosome X, BCGSAC_Cfer_1.0, whole genome shotgun sequence includes:
- the TENT5D gene encoding terminal nucleotidyltransferase 5D, whose translation MSEIRFGSLTWDQVMTLNQVLDEVIPVHGRGNFPTLEVKPKDIIHVVKDQLIEQGITVKNTRLNGSTASYILASHNGISYKDLDIIFVVELPSDQEFQVVKDAVLGCLLDFLPKGVKKEKITLKIMKNAYVQKMVKVCNKHDRWSLISLSNNTGKNVELKFVNSLRRQFEFSVDSFQIVLDPMLDFYSDKNGKLTKEICPAVVAESMYGNFQEAMTHLQYKLISTRKPEEIRGGGLLKYSNLLVRDFKPACEAEIKTLERYMCSRFFIDFPDVAEQQKKIESYLRNHFIGEEKSKYDYLMTLHGVVNESTVCLMGRERRQTLNMISLMALKVLGEQNILPNADNVTCFYQPAPYFAAEGGYPTYYVTSGPPPVFFQPYHPLHFHVPNGMI comes from the coding sequence ATGTCTGAAATCAGATTCGGCAGTCTCACTTGGGATCAAGTTATGACACTCAATCAAGTGTTAGATGAAGTAATTCCAGTTCATGGAAGGGGGAATTTCCCTACATTGGAGGTAAAACCAAAAGATATTATTCATGTTGTGAAAGATCAACTGATAGAGCAAGGAATTACTGTCAAAAATACCCGATTGAATGGTTCCACAGCAAGTTACATACTTGCAAGTCACAATGGAATCAGCTATAAGGATCTGGATATTATTTTTGTCGTTGAACTACCAAGTGATCAAGAATTTCAGGTTGTTAAGGATGCAGTTCTAGGTTGTCTACTTGACTTTTTGCCAAAAggtgtaaaaaaggaaaagatcaccctaaaaattatgaaaaatgcttATGTGCAGAAGATGGTCAAAGTTTGCAACAAGCATGATCGTTGGAGTCTAATCTCTCTTTCAAATAATACTGGGAAGAATGTAGAGCTAAAATTTGTGAATTCACTCAGAAGACAATTTGAATTTAGTGTCGACTCCTTTCAAATTGTCTTGGATCCCATGTTAGACTTTTATAGTGACAAAAATGGTAAACTAACCAAAGAAATCTGTCCTGCTGTGGTGGCTGAAAGCATGTATGGAAACTTCCAGGAAGCAATGACACATTTGCAGTACAAGCTTATATCTACCAGGAAACCTGAAGAAATTAGAGGCGGTGGCCTTCTGAAGTACAGCAACTTGCTAGTTCGTGATTTTAAGCCAGCTTGTGAAGCAGAAATCAAGACCCTGGAACGTTATATGTGTTCTAGATTCTTCATTGATTTTCCTGATGTAGCAGAACAGCAAAAGAAGATTGAATCATACCTCCGCAACCATTTCATAGGTGAAGAAAAGAGCAAGTATGACTACCTCATGACCTTGCATGGAGTTGTGAATGAAAGCACTGTTTGCCTCATGGGTCGTGAAAGAAGACAGACTCTCAATATGATCAGCCTTATGGCTTTAAAGGTACTTGGAGAACAGAATATCTTACCCAATGCAGACAATGTAACTTGCTTTTATCAGCCTGCTCCATACTTTGCTGCTGAGGGAGGGTACCCTACTTATTATGTAACATCTGGACCACCACCAGTTTTCTTTCAGCCATACCACCCACTGCATTTTCATGTGCCAAATggtatgatttaa